The genome window ACGATTTGGATTGAACTCCTACTGTGCCATCATAACAAGAAATCATAGAAAAACTAGGACGTTTTGAGCAGCGAGAGCAAAATCTGgttcagaagagaaaaatgtatGTCCATCGTTTCAGCAGAAGACAGATTTCACGAGAGACTGATTTTTAGCATCGTCGGTTGGAGGATGGGTATTTGGTTTTCAGGCCCTCTTTGAAGCTGCGAAACAGAACCCGGTTGTGTTTGTTCTCCTCGTCCTTCCTGGCGTGGAACTCTCCCTGGATCTTGAAGCCCCGGTGCACGACAAAGGCTGAGCTCAGCACCGAGAACTTGTATCCGGCCACATGGAGCTCACAGGCCTGGAGGGAGACGGAAGGACAGGGTTAGAATGCAGACATGGCAGTGGGAAGTGATGAGGGGGAAAAGGTGAGACGGTGGAGGAGAACGATACATGTGACAGATTGTgcagaggtgaggagacagaTGACACCAAGAAGGACAGATGGGAAACGAGGTGGAAGAGGTGAAATGTGGTGAAGAAAGATGGCATGAGGAAGACAGGTTAAACTGGGGCAAAGAGATAGAGTGAGTGAAGTAAAGGCAGAGTGTGAATAGCATCTATCATGGGACAAGGTAACAGGTGGCAGAAAAGAGGCAATGAAGGGAGACGAGATGGACCcggagaaggagagaggattcagaggtcaagaggtCAAAACCTAAGCAGAAATACTCtgactttgtctttttgtatgAGTGAAACTCCAAAAGCACTGATTCTTACACCCTCGTGATACAACTCAGTTGGGTCTTTTGGAGCCTCAAtaataaattgatttattaaatTATTCGCCAACTTTTTTGATCATCGATTCTTATCTTTTTGAAACaaaattttctgtttcctgcttctTAAACGTGATACTGAGTAGTACTTCTTGTGTCAATCATGTGTGAAATCAGTGTAGTCCTCCTTGAAGACCTCCAAGAAAAAAATGCCCTGAATTCGATGGTTGTAGCTTCTCAAATATGAGTGTATGTCAGTTTATTAGCCTTTGAGACTGATAAGTTTAATatatttggattttggactATTGCTTGAAGCAATTCTGTTAACAATGTCAGCATCAGCCGATATTTCTTTCGTGCGATAGGCCAAAAGATTATTCACTAACTAGCTTTTTCTAGAGCTTTCATCTGACTCTCACAGTCTTCAATAATTTGTACATAATTTTGTACAAGTtgagtttttttaattaaattatgtCCAAGacataaaatgctgaaattgtACAAACCTGGCTGATGCGATTGAAACCATACTGCTTGAAGTTTTCATCGTAGAGGGGCACTGTGTGGGGCCCGATGTAGAAAGGCTCCCAGGGGTCTGTCCAGGTGAGCGTGTAGGCAACTTCCAGGGTGTCCGTGTCCCTAACGTGGCTGTTGACCCACTGTGAGTAGTTGGTGGGGGCTTGACAGCGAGGACACAGCTCTTCGTAAAAGGGCCGCACCTCACCTACCTGGTAGAGCTGAACCAACTCTGGCTTGGTGGCAGGCATCTTCCTGGCGTGGCGGATCTCGAAGGCCGGCAAGACAAACACCTCATCGCTGGCTGGCTCAGGTCTCATGATCATGGCCAGGAACTGCTGGTGCAGATCAGCGCTCGGCATCATGTCAATGTCGATGACCAGGATGTAGGAGGACTCTGTGCCACCCCGGGCGACATTACGGAGGAGATTGTTGGGGTAGGAGATATTTCCACTGATGGCATAGTTCTTGTACTTATCCCTGTGGGTCTCCAGTCTGGAGAAGACAGAGGCACAgtcctcaagacctgtaaaatGCTCCCGGTCCTTATCAGGGAAACTGGCCATCTCTCCTGAGAGGCAGACCAAGTGGAAATCCACAAGGGCTTGGATCTGAGGGCAGAAGAAGCTGAGCGCATAGACCAGAGCTGTGGCAAACTTGACATCTTGTCCATGTGCGAATATGGCCACTGAGAGAGGGTTGTGCCACCTTTCCAGAAGAGATTCCAGGTGATGCAGGTTGTTGATGGTTGTGTGGGTAGCTAAAGCCAGGACATTGGAGCTGGGGTCAGATCCTGGTTTCTGATTAGAGGTGTAATCACTTTTGATCAAGTTCTTGTAGACCCGGTACTGACCACTGTTGTCAAAGATCCCACCAGTGGACAGCGAGTACCTCAGTCGCTCCTTCCGCGTGTTTTTCTCGTGGTGTCCATTTTTCTTGCCCCCGGAGCCTCCAAAGAGCTCGGAGTATCTGTACCGCTGCTGCTTGCCGTGAAACTTGGATAAAAAGGACAGGTATATGAGCTGCAGCAGCGCCACGATCAGCAGAGCACTCAGCACCACTTTGAAGGCGGAGCATTTCTTGGAGAGATGCATTCCAGAGAAGCTACACAGCGGCCAACTACTGTACACAAAGCAGGTCCAAACACCGGAGCAGGCTGCCGTTTCTTCGAGGGCTGGCTATTTCTGTCCAGGCGTCCCAGCTAGCGTTACCTACATTGCTATCACAATGCTAACACTGCAGCCTGTTCGGCTGGAAACACGACCACTGCCTGACCGCACATGGCTCTGGCTCCTGGCAGGGTTGCGCCAGACTTTGACACGGCCCTCGACAGAACGAATAAAACGATGAAACAAGTCCAGATTCTGTGTTCTCCATCAAAACACAACGCAACTGTGACcattctgctctgctgctgcgaCAGCGGCGCACGTACATACGTCATAACCGTAATATCGCGGGGAAATGCGCCAACGAATTATGTCTCTGGGCActgctagctgttagctcaAGCGGCTCACAGGCACGAATAAAGGACTATTGTCACCACTTGTTCAGTTTGCGTGAGAGCGAGAATGGAaatacagaaagacagaaaaattgAAAGAAGTAACAGCGGTATGATAACTGTCTCATAGAAGATTTTGTATGCTATCATATAGGAGTCCATAAGACGAggtggccgagtggttaaggcgatggACTGCTAATCCATTGTGCTCTGCAcgcgtgggttcgaatcccatccTCGTCGAAAATCCCTTTTCGTTTTCTGTGTCAACCCTGGTTCGTTGTAGTCGTCATTTGCAAAACTAATTCAGTCACTTATCTAATCGGTTCACTTTCCTGGGTAAATTGCCCTTTGACATACAATTGCATGCAAGCActaaaaaatcaaaacacaacccTGCAGACTTTTTTCATTCTGTATCATATCACTGTTCACACCTTCGCAATCATATCATACACGGTGCCAATTTTTTACGATTTGTATTGATCTTTGCTTACAGTGAGattctatgtatttatttgcaaTATATATGTTATGTCAATAACATATACACTGcaaatacacataaaatatacataACAAATGCAAAACGTATTTAAGCACCTACATATGGCTGCCAAGTCTTGCAGAACCAGTTAATTAATAAATAGTTTATCTTACATTTGAATTAAACCCAATCATGTTATCCAAAACACAggttaaaaacagagataacaGTCTGCTAAATAATATTATAAATGACCGAATCCCCCAGAAAACCACCAATGTTAAATATGCCTAATATTCTACTTGTATCAAAATATCTATTAGCCCATAATTTCATCCACCAGTGCAGAAAGACAAATCTGTGTGGAAGTAAGATGGAAATCAGTCAACCCCAATGTGATCTTACTGCATTATTTTGTGGGTTATCTAAATATGACATCTACCACATATATACATGGAATATCACCACACCATACAGTAAGGAGAATGTAAGACAGCACACATGAAGCACAACTGTGACATTCTTTTATTCATGACtatcaacaaaacatgttttttctcctcacaaCTACATTAACAGTGTGGACAGCACACATCAGGTCCTAGGGGGCATTTCTTCAATTTAGATTGTGCCAAAAAAAGTAACAGAACAACTCATAGCTCAAGCATGTGCTATAGATCAGAGAGAATATaggtttttattgtgttttcaatGAAGGGGCTTTACTGTTAAAGTGTGGCAGTAGCACTGACGTCCAGCTGTGCATGGCTTATGTGTGGACAAATTTTATGATTCATGTTTCACAGAGGGAGGTTCAACAAAGccaacagatttgttttgatCTATAGTGACATGTTTACAGTATAAACTCAGGTTCATGCTCATAACACATGTTGTCAAAATGCCTTCCAGGACCTGTGCTGCCTTGGCAAAGGTGACTCATTTGCACAGCTCAACATACTTTAGGGCCCTGTGACCAATTTTTAAGTTGTTAGTCCAAAATATGAAGTTTACAAAATTCAAAAgcatgtttactttaaaaatgaactttaaccttgttttattatttaatacCTGTGAGCATTCATATATTGTatgcttgttgtttttaaactttgtaaTAACAGAACAAGAATAAAAAACTAATTTCTGTGATCTAAGACAGTAAACTATTTACTAACTCATGTGTGATGAAAGTAAGACTAAAACAAGTACGTGAATTCAGTTGTTTAATTTATGCCACAatatttcagaaataaaaaaagtcagcttCACTGACAAGGCAGATGCAAGACAAACAcccttattttttttacacacactaGCATTCACATACGTAAGCAGAGAACTATGTGTACTGTACTTTGATACCAAGTGTATTATGTTTAGCATAAATTTCACCAATCGTCTCAACCAAGGTTATCCTGTGAAAAGCCCAATTTTTCAACCTAGATTTTGTGACTCCAACTGTGTTTTCAGTACTGCAGAAATCATAAGGCCCTACTGCTGTGATCTACTTTGACAAATTACGACACTAGAACGCCAGCTCCGCTTTTAGACCCGCCTCCTTCACTGTCCCTCGAAGACGCCGACTGGCCTTGTGCGTCTGATTCTCCCTCTCCTACCAACCGGATGTTGTAGCGTTCCCTGTACTCTGTGAGCTCCCGTCCTTTCGTCTGCATCTGTGCGTTGATGGTCTCGATTATTTTGGAGATCTGCGAaggggaaaatggaaaaaaggtgAGACGTTTTTCACTAAATATTTGATTTGCGCCTTAagttttctcttgttttaaattatgtttaattgatatattaaaaaaatcaggTAACTTTTAGTTGTATAAGGCTACAGCAAAGTGTTGATGTTGCAAGTATTTACTTTAAGCTAATAATGGCCTAAATTGCCTTTACAATACAGTTTTAAcaattaaactgtattttaaacCGATTTAAAGATAGAACGTAGAagtacatttgttttccttttctcaaCCATCACCTGTTCTTTGTGGGATTCCAACGCTGGTAGAACTTCTTTAACCGTCCTCTCCACCAGCACTCCTCCTACCAGACGAAAGCATTTCCTTGAGGGGTCCACATCCTTCAGGGTTTCAATTACTAAGCTGCATGAGGAATAAAACCAAAAACGAAACAATCGAGCCAATTAGCTATTCGGGAAATATCTTTTTTGATCAAAGATGAAAATAGCTGACAGTGAGTCAAAAAGGCTGCCAACCTGTGTTCGTTGATGTCCATCTCAAACTCTGCAGCTTTAGAGGCCATACTGCGCTGCTCCTGACGCATCCTCTGAAATGTTGCGACCACCTGTCACACAGAAATATACACCGTCAGCAAcaatacagacacaaagactTGTGTTGTCGATATTATTCATAGATTTAATCAATTCTGTAGTGATAAAACAATCCAGTTGTGATCATCAATTAAGCaagttaattattaatgtaTTAAAGTAAAGTACATGTGATTGTTACCAAGAGAGGTGCTCGCTCTTCAGGCTGTATGTTATATGTACAATACTAGTTgatgttgttgggttttttcttttacagttatggttacagactctctcCACGCAAATTATGAAAGTAATGTATTGCTcgacaaaagcaaaaaaacccacagtgaACAGAGTAAAAGATGAATTTGACTGATGCATCACAATAacaatcatgattttttttcatttactcatTGAATTTGTTTGGCCAAGATAACCATCTGATGGAAATCTGATATCTTGACAGCCCTGATGTTATACCTTTAACTCCATGACATTTATGTCAAAGTTAACAAAGTTAATGCACCAGTAATATGGATAAGAACAGCCCCATTATAATAAGTTCTTTAATTTTGCTACTTCATTTTAGAGCCAGTATTGCTGGTGAACAAATGAGTTATTTTGCTGACAGAAGATAGATCAGGTCTAATTCTACTAAatattacaggaaaaaaaatcaaaatattcacCATTCCTTTTGAACTACTCAgacaaaacatgtcatctgAGTGTGTCAATGTGGACTATACGAAATTGTGGTAGATATTTTTAAGTACTTTCTGATATTTAGAAATTTAATTAATAGATGAATTCAAGAAATAATTGTCAGAAtgattaaaagtgaaaacattagCTAGTTGGAGCCCGACTttaagaatttatttattttgttgttaacaGTTCTGTATTTCTACAAAATACTTTTGCAACCCAGTATTGCATTGAAGTACTTCTACAGTAGGTTCAgaaaaggatctgaatacttgGTGTACGACAGTAAAATAGGGCTGTGTGGTCCTCGGTGATAAAAATAGCTCTCCCACGATCTTTAACTGGGCAAGACCTGCCATTCATTACAGCACACTTTCCCTTGTGAGGCGTATGCTAATTAAAAGCATACACTTTATTATACTGGTTGATATGAGCACAAACCCGTGACAAACCATTTACAAATGCACGTAGTATGTATGGCTTCACCCTGGCTCTCCCCGCTGCAGCGTTTTATGGTGAGAAAGCAGAATGATGATGGCGATGgggaagctaacgttagcctcggCTAGCTGGGAGTCAGATTACCGGCCGTAGCTTCACCTGACACGGCTGAGCGACAACCACAAAAGGTGTACCGACGAAAGAAGGCTAAAGTGGAGGTGAGGGTACCTGTTCGGCGGACGGGCCGGACTGTTTCCCACCGGCACTGTTGCTGGATTTGCTACCCGTGCTGCTACTGTTGGCTGCCATCTTGGAAGGGTGTTGCTGCGAAAGACCCCGGCCAGGAAGTGTAGAGCTGGTTCACAGGAATGCCTGTGTGAAAATGCTGCCTTCTTCAGAGACAGTAATGCCGAAATTATGGAAGcccacataacaacaacaacaacagcaataataataataataataataataataataataataataataataataataattcgCCATAGACATTTGTCAGCAACTCCTCGTGTCTTGGTGTCCAGAAAAAGTCAATCTCATGTTCTGAATGCTGAAGAGGCGGCATAAAATCAACTAGAATTGGTCAAgcatattttattcataaattAATGTTCATTGTGATCATTTTGACAAATCAAAATTGCTCTCTCAAGCTCAGgtgacaaaacatttgcagcCATAGAGGTTCTGTGATATACGCAGGCTTTGTACGAAGTTAGTTCAATCAGTTTCTCTCTTTGGTGTAgaagaaatgtataaaaaacagGTCCCAGAATATATTTTTCACTATGGTTTAAAAATGctatttcttttaaataatttattttgttgtcattttatttagtgAAAAGAATACATCCAAAGCAGAGAAGATAATCATCTCAACCGCTGATCCTGACCCTCCGTTGTGATGTTAAATTTCTTCTATCTTACCATATGCTGTATGTACAATATATTATTTGTATCAATTAGAAAATAATTCTCCCCTTACACTTCACACTAATACAAAAACTATCCACTAGGTGGAGACCGTTTGACTTCGTGCTTGTTTttagagcagagaagaagaaagtagCTCGCTGATCCTTCCTGCTATACCGTGAACACACTACTGAGTCAAACATGTCCAGTAATATGGACTGAACCCCGAAGGTGACAGTGTTTACCTCACCTGGACCAATGGTCACATTCAGGGGCATTTTGGGAAGATCTGCAAAATATTTGGCCTCTCACCCAGTTTGGAGACAACAGATCAAGCTGCAAAACAGGTATGTTTATTATCCTACATAGGTGAATATGTTGTTTTGATCTAGCTTTAAAAGATTAGGGTTGATGTCTGTCAACATACATGACAGAGATGGTAATCAGAGCACAGTCCAGAGTTTTTATTCTAGATATTTGATTCAAATGTCCCCATATCCTAGTAAGACTATCATGAGCACAGAGCTGTAGAACATTATCTAATAAATATATCACAGATGAACTAGTTCTGTTAATGATCAGCCAAGACTGAACTGAAGTCTTTCCTGGcatgcagcagcaacaacctTTTCTCTGCGCaggaaaaacagccaaaattCCCTGCCAACAATCCTCTTTTCTTAGTCCTCTATGAGTGTGAGTTGGATAGCTTTGGGTGTTTGGCCCTTTTTCTTAATAAAATAAGTAATTTAAATCTTATATAATATGTATTCATTGTAATggtagtttttttctttttaaccagTTGTGGACATTTTATTACAGCCCAGCCAATACTGCTAgaattcattcatcatttacgTCACTTTTGGGACAAAAATGACCCAATTTTCATCAGTTACAGCTTGTTTTCTTTAGTCTTTGTgtgataataaactgaatatgtttgggtTTTCACCAATTCCACACATTTTAGTAGAGCAGACACTCCCATTTTAGAAGTTTAGAAGCAAAGGTTTGTCATTATTGCTTGTTATCAAAACTTAAGTTAAATCTCTCCTTGATATGTGAATCATTCCAGCAGATGTAGACAGTGTTTCCTCAAGTTTACGAAAGTTTATGTTTCCCTGCTGCCATCTTTTCAACTATTCAATTTTATATTCATGATATATGATTAGAAGAGTTGCCCCTCACAGCAGAATCAAGAGTCcatgacagtttttgtttaGTCTGACTGGCGGACACAGACAGGTCAGAGCACAGATGCCACAAAGCTTCTTATTTGATTTTCTACCGCTGCTGGTTTAATCAGTGCTCCTGATTGTGTTATGTCtggttgtctgtctgtctctttgccTCCATTCTGTCAATCAtgacctgagagtttcattCACAGTCAGACCGTCAGTGTTTACCTCCATCCTCTAGTGCTGCATAAGACCACCCACGCTTTTCTTGCATTGTTTATATTGTTCATCTGAGAGTAGGCTGTCAGATTGCACAAGACAGCcatgactgaatttaaatcTTTGCCTGGcgtgcagcagcaacaacctCTTCTCTGTGCAGGATGTCATCTTTACGTCTGCCAgtggctgcagtgtgtcaggTGACGGCCACCCCGGACAAACAGGCCAACCTCTCTGCCTGTaaacagctgatggaggaggccaAGGAGCGAGGGGCCAGTATGGTCTTCCTGCCCGAGGGCTTTGACTACATCGGATCAAGTCGGGAGGAGAGCTTGTCGCTGGCTGAGAGCCTGACAGGAGACATAATCTCACAATACACCCAGCTGGCCAGGTAGAAGATTTTAGGTTATTTACTTGGCTTTGCACACAGGAAAGCATGTTCAGTTTTGCACTGCTGGAAGATACTTTTCAGAAGATACAAGACCAACGACTGTTACAAAGTTCAAAGATCAAAACATACAAATTCAATATGAACAGTGGGTAAAGTCTAGTCTCTACGGTCTAGTGTGTCATCTGAAGAACATGAGCATTATTTCCACTAACATCAAGGATTCCTTCTGGTATATAATGTGTCTTTCTTCCAGGAAGTTGGAGGTTTGGCTGTCTCTTGGAGGATTTCATGAACGAGGACATGACTGGGAGTCCGACAGACGGCTCTACAACAGTCACATCATAATCAATGATAAAGGTGGTCTCCGTTGAACAAACATATTCAACCCCCAGTCCATGTTTCCAACTTGgtgtacacaaatacacactcgCACTGACACACTGTCTTTTCACCCACAGGTGACATCGTTTCAGTTTACAGGAAGGCACATTTGTTTGATGTGGAACTGCCGGAGAAAGGAGTTTCCCTTAAAGAAAGTGCCTTCGTCATCCCTGGACCCACCCTCGTGTCCCCAGTCCAGACTCCCATTGGAAAGGTGTAATTTTCTGGCATAATCATCATCAAGTAGACCCGCAGGGGTTGAATCACAATTTCATGACCTAAGGTCAAAGGAGTTGACTCACCCCTCGTATAAACACGCATACATTCCTCATATCAGGGGATTTGTTCGAGAAACCTGCTGTCACAGAAAACCACGACAGTTCAGGactctaaaaatgttttcagctctGAAACTTTAACGCAAGAAAGGTTAAGGATGCACTTGGACTGAGTTAACAgggaagaaacacattttggtaGTTCattattaaaatctgtttgtgttctgtgatttttttaaagcattttaatgttCTTGCCACAGGTTGGCCAGGGTATCTGCTATGATCTGAGATTCCCTGAATTGTCACTGGCTATGCAACGGCACGGGGCCGAGATTCTGACATACCCATCAGCCTTCACTGTAGCAACAGGAGCTGCTCACTGGGAGGTGGGTTGAGTCATGATACAACCATGGGCTGGGCTGAGATGCAGTATCTCACGAAAGTGAGTATACCCCtcatatttttgtaaatatcttatTACATCTTTTCATGGACAACACTTAAGTCATGACACTTTGCTACAATGTAAAGTAGTGAGTGAACAGCTTGTGAAACAGTGCAAACAGTTTGCTGAAGACAAGCAGACTAAGGATGGATGGATCACTGGAACCATGTCCTGTagtctgatgagaccaagataAACCTGTGAAGCTCTGGTGAACTCCAGGCCCAAGAGGGTTAAGGCTGAAAATACTGGTGGCCACACAAAATATTGACGCccatttggcacaatttggaCATTAATGGCTGTGTCTTGAGTTATTTTGAGAGGACAGCACATTTACACTGTTACACAAGCTGTACACTCACTACTTTATATTGTATtaaagtgtcatttcttcagtgttgtcccatgaaaagaaataaaatactgGCAGAAATTTGaggggtgtactcatttttaTGAGATACTGTATAAACGCAACCAAACCCAAACTTCCTGTATGTATTCCCAGGTGTTGCTCCGTGCACGGGCAATCGAGAATCAGTGTTTCGTCCTGGCGGCAGCGCAGGTCGGCCAGCATCATGAGAAACGCCAGTCATACGGTCACGCCCTGGTGGTGGACCCCTGGGGTGAGGTGCTGGGCGACTGTGGAGGGGAGAAGCCAGGCATGGTGCTGGTGGAGATCGACCTTGAGAAGATCCGCAGCATCAGGAGGAACATGCCGGTCCAACAGCACCGCAGAGACGCTAGTTTCTATCAGAGTCTGGAGAAGACTTGACAGGACAGTCTGACTAGAGGCAACCAGCTAAACAGATCATTTCTCACAGGATGAATCAGTGGGAACATTATTTTTCCAGGATACTTTATTGTCAAATGAAGCTTTTTTTAAGTGAATAATTTATTTCTGCCCTTGCTCATCCCTCAGACTTCTTTTACGTTTAATGTTTGAGTCATCTTGTCATCACTGCATCAGATCATCTCATTGACAGCTACATTCAGCTCTTTTGTCTAATCCTAACAAAACAATCAGCTCAGAGCAAATGAATCCGTAGGTGGTATTACTCACAGTAGTCAGTAGATGGTGCTGTCGGGTTGTAAGAATGAGAAACTAGAGGAAATGGCAAAAgctgaaaggaaaacatttttctagCTAAGTCACTGATATGTATCGATCTCTGGACACAAGTGGACGTGcacaaataaatatgtatttttctgcatttgaatTAAAAGCTGTTGTTACATGAAAAGAAACGTCACTTTTCACTTGATTTGTTTGTCTGCCAATTCAATTCCAATACATTTCTTCCGTTTGCTTGATGGAATCACATCATACAGTCTTTACAGTCAAGAAACAGCAAACCAGCTGTATTACATACATGTGTGAACTACTGTCCAAATATTATAAAAAGcctcaaattaaaca of Acanthopagrus latus isolate v.2019 chromosome 10, fAcaLat1.1, whole genome shotgun sequence contains these proteins:
- the b4gat1 gene encoding beta-1,4-glucuronyltransferase 1 → MHLSKKCSAFKVVLSALLIVALLQLIYLSFLSKFHGKQQRYRYSELFGGSGGKKNGHHEKNTRKERLRYSLSTGGIFDNSGQYRVYKNLIKSDYTSNQKPGSDPSSNVLALATHTTINNLHHLESLLERWHNPLSVAIFAHGQDVKFATALVYALSFFCPQIQALVDFHLVCLSGEMASFPDKDREHFTGLEDCASVFSRLETHRDKYKNYAISGNISYPNNLLRNVARGGTESSYILVIDIDMMPSADLHQQFLAMIMRPEPASDEVFVLPAFEIRHARKMPATKPELVQLYQVGEVRPFYEELCPRCQAPTNYSQWVNSHVRDTDTLEVAYTLTWTDPWEPFYIGPHTVPLYDENFKQYGFNRISQACELHVAGYKFSVLSSAFVVHRGFKIQGEFHARKDEENKHNRVLFRSFKEGLKTKYPSSNRRC
- the pfdn2 gene encoding prefoldin subunit 2, with translation MAANSSSTGSKSSNSAGGKQSGPSAEQVVATFQRMRQEQRSMASKAAEFEMDINEHSLVIETLKDVDPSRKCFRLVGGVLVERTVKEVLPALESHKEQISKIIETINAQMQTKGRELTEYRERYNIRLVGEGESDAQGQSASSRDSEGGGSKSGAGVLVS
- the nit1 gene encoding deaminated glutathione amidase isoform X2, with the protein product MVTFRGILGRSAKYLASHPVWRQQIKLQNRMSSLRLPVAAVCQVTATPDKQANLSACKQLMEEAKERGASMVFLPEGFDYIGSSREESLSLAESLTGDIISQYTQLARKLEVWLSLGGFHERGHDWESDRRLYNSHIIINDKGDIVSVYRKAHLFDVELPEKGVSLKESAFVIPGPTLVSPVQTPIGKVLLRARAIENQCFVLAAAQVGQHHEKRQSYGHALVVDPWGEVLGDCGGEKPGMVLVEIDLEKIRSIRRNMPVQQHRRDASFYQSLEKT
- the nit1 gene encoding deaminated glutathione amidase isoform X1, which gives rise to MVTFRGILGRSAKYLASHPVWRQQIKLQNRMSSLRLPVAAVCQVTATPDKQANLSACKQLMEEAKERGASMVFLPEGFDYIGSSREESLSLAESLTGDIISQYTQLARKLEVWLSLGGFHERGHDWESDRRLYNSHIIINDKGDIVSVYRKAHLFDVELPEKGVSLKESAFVIPGPTLVSPVQTPIGKVGQGICYDLRFPELSLAMQRHGAEILTYPSAFTVATGAAHWEVLLRARAIENQCFVLAAAQVGQHHEKRQSYGHALVVDPWGEVLGDCGGEKPGMVLVEIDLEKIRSIRRNMPVQQHRRDASFYQSLEKT